The following coding sequences lie in one Peribacillus frigoritolerans genomic window:
- the ychF gene encoding redox-regulated ATPase YchF has protein sequence MALTAGIVGLPNVGKSTLFNAITQAGAESANYPFCTIDPNVGIVEVPDHRLQKLTELVKPKKTVPTAFEFTDIAGIVKGASKGEGLGNKFLSHIRQVDAICQVVRCFADDNITHVSGKVNPIDDIEVINLELILADLESVVKRIDRVGKMAKQKDKAAVAEHEILVALKEALEDEKPARSVEFTEEQQKIVKGMHLLTAKPTLYVANVSEDEVANADDNEYVQQVREYAAKENAEVIVICAKIEEEIAELEGEEKEMFLSELGIEESGLDQLIRASYNLLGLATYFTAGVQEVRAWTFRKGMKAPQCAGVIHTDFERGFIRAETVSYTDLLEAGSHGAAKEAGKVRLEGKEYIVNDGDVIHFRFNV, from the coding sequence ATGGCTTTAACAGCTGGTATAGTCGGTTTGCCTAACGTAGGTAAATCCACTTTATTTAATGCAATTACTCAGGCAGGTGCGGAATCTGCCAACTATCCTTTCTGTACGATCGACCCTAATGTCGGGATCGTGGAAGTGCCAGATCACCGTCTGCAAAAATTGACTGAATTGGTTAAACCGAAAAAGACGGTTCCGACAGCTTTTGAATTCACGGATATCGCCGGGATTGTAAAAGGAGCAAGTAAAGGAGAAGGATTGGGTAATAAATTCCTTTCCCACATCCGTCAAGTGGATGCCATTTGTCAAGTCGTCCGTTGCTTTGCTGACGATAACATTACCCATGTTTCCGGAAAAGTAAATCCAATCGATGATATTGAAGTCATCAACCTTGAATTGATCCTTGCCGATTTGGAATCTGTTGTCAAACGCATCGACCGTGTCGGAAAAATGGCCAAGCAAAAAGATAAAGCCGCTGTTGCAGAACATGAAATCCTTGTGGCTTTAAAAGAAGCTTTGGAAGATGAAAAGCCTGCACGTTCCGTTGAGTTTACTGAAGAGCAGCAAAAAATCGTGAAGGGCATGCATTTACTTACAGCGAAGCCGACGCTTTACGTAGCGAACGTGAGCGAAGATGAAGTGGCGAATGCTGACGATAATGAATATGTACAGCAAGTTCGTGAATATGCTGCGAAGGAAAATGCCGAAGTAATCGTGATTTGTGCCAAAATCGAAGAAGAAATTGCAGAGCTTGAAGGTGAAGAAAAGGAAATGTTCCTATCTGAACTTGGCATTGAGGAGTCAGGTCTTGATCAGTTGATCCGTGCTTCTTATAATCTGCTTGGATTGGCAACATACTTTACAGCTGGTGTACAGGAAGTGCGTGCTTGGACATTCCGCAAAGGAATGAAAGCCCCTCAATGTGCCGGAGTCATTCACACGGACTTCGAACGTGGTTTCATCCGTGCCGAGACGGTTTCTTATACCGATTTACTTGAAGCGGGCAGTCATGGTGCCGCAAAAGAAGCGGGTAAAGTCCGTTTGGAAGGAAAAGAATACATCGTTAACGATGGCGATGTTATCCATTTCCGTTTTAACGTTTAA
- a CDS encoding DUF951 domain-containing protein: MEEKEFALKDIVEMKKPHPCGVNKWRIIRLGMDIRIKCEGCGHSVMLPRREFAKKMKKVLQKHEE, translated from the coding sequence ATGGAAGAAAAGGAATTTGCACTTAAGGATATTGTGGAAATGAAGAAACCACATCCGTGTGGAGTGAATAAGTGGAGAATTATACGGCTCGGAATGGATATCCGGATAAAATGTGAAGGGTGCGGTCATAGCGTGATGCTGCCCCGACGTGAATTCGCGAAGAAAATGAAAAAAGTTCTGCAAAAGCATGAGGAGTGA
- a CDS encoding mechanosensitive ion channel family protein, producing the protein MDRIYDNVTNEILDEKIWLRMGEGIIKIFLILLLSRIIITIGKTILNKFFKARLRSPLRVSERREATLIKLLENIITYIINFIAMIMILDIFGLEVMPLLAGAGVLGLAVGFGAQSLVKDIITGFFVIFEDHFSVGDYIKINNFEGEVIEIGLRTTKIKSGAGELHFIPNGSIIQVTNYSILNSMAVVDVTIPNDGSVERAEKVLIDLLNSMEGKYEALVKAPEFLGIEKISPEEIVFRVKAETKPMHHIEISRILRNEISAALDSSGIKSTYNGSES; encoded by the coding sequence ATGGATCGCATTTATGATAACGTTACAAATGAGATATTGGATGAAAAGATATGGTTGCGGATGGGTGAGGGCATTATTAAAATCTTCCTTATTCTGTTGTTATCGCGTATTATTATTACAATAGGAAAGACTATTCTGAATAAATTTTTCAAAGCACGTTTAAGAAGTCCCCTTCGGGTATCGGAGCGCAGGGAAGCGACACTCATTAAATTGCTGGAAAATATCATTACCTATATCATCAATTTCATTGCCATGATAATGATTCTGGATATTTTTGGACTTGAAGTAATGCCATTACTCGCTGGTGCCGGTGTTCTCGGTTTGGCGGTTGGGTTTGGTGCCCAAAGTTTGGTCAAGGATATAATTACTGGGTTTTTCGTGATTTTTGAAGATCATTTCTCGGTTGGGGATTATATTAAAATCAATAATTTTGAAGGGGAAGTCATTGAAATCGGGCTTCGTACTACGAAAATTAAAAGCGGTGCAGGGGAATTGCACTTCATACCCAACGGCAGCATCATCCAGGTCACGAATTATTCCATTTTAAATAGTATGGCTGTTGTTGATGTGACCATACCTAACGATGGATCGGTCGAGCGTGCCGAGAAGGTGCTGATTGATCTTTTAAACAGTATGGAAGGCAAATACGAAGCCCTGGTTAAAGCACCAGAATTTTTGGGAATTGAAAAAATCAGTCCTGAAGAAATCGTCTTTCGGGTTAAAGCGGAAACAAAGCCGATGCATCACATCGAAATCAGCAGGATATTAAGAAATGAAATAAGTGCTGCGCTTGATTCAAGTGGGATTAAATCTACGTACAATGGCAGCGAGTCATAG
- the yyaC gene encoding spore protease YyaC has translation MNLNSSLFNNNKNRLSRILHEDTDASKQISQELINLLPTGKLQPIVIVCIGTDRSTGDSLGPLVGTLLSEKAENGSSSFHVYGTLDDPIHAMNLQEKLNEIKKMHANPFIVGIDACLGKMKSVGIVQIGQGPVKPGAGVNKDLPSVGNAHITGIVNVSGFMEFMVLQNTRLNLVLKMAKTIAEGIHEAQNHYPIKPTITPFTWSFKQEKTL, from the coding sequence ATGAATCTGAATTCTAGTCTATTTAATAATAATAAAAATAGATTGAGTCGCATCCTGCATGAAGATACGGATGCATCCAAACAAATTTCCCAGGAATTGATCAACCTCCTACCTACCGGAAAGCTTCAACCAATCGTCATCGTCTGTATAGGCACAGACCGTTCCACAGGCGATTCACTCGGACCACTTGTCGGCACTCTGCTTAGTGAAAAAGCTGAAAACGGTTCTTCTTCATTCCATGTTTATGGAACTCTGGATGACCCTATACATGCGATGAATTTACAGGAAAAATTAAATGAAATCAAAAAGATGCATGCCAATCCATTTATAGTCGGAATCGATGCTTGCTTAGGGAAAATGAAAAGCGTCGGCATAGTTCAAATCGGCCAGGGACCAGTGAAGCCAGGTGCAGGGGTCAATAAAGATCTTCCTTCCGTTGGAAATGCCCATATTACAGGAATCGTGAATGTAAGTGGATTCATGGAGTTTATGGTCTTGCAGAACACTCGTCTTAATCTTGTGCTAAAAATGGCCAAAACCATTGCCGAAGGGATTCATGAAGCACAAAATCATTATCCAATAAAACCTACCATCACTCCTTTCACATGGTCATTCAAGCAAGAAAAAACCCTTTGA
- a CDS encoding DUF554 domain-containing protein translates to MVLLGALVNGACILIGSILGMFLQHIPEKIKETVMSGIGLAVMVLGLQMGFKSDNFLVVILSIVGGAVLGEWMNLEAKLNSLGNWLERRMKAKEGSSISQGFVTATLIFGIGAMAIIGALDSGIRNDHDVLITKAIIDGFTALVLASTLGIGVLFSAFPIILYEGLMAIFSRQINTMIPTALMDSFILEMTATGGVMILAIGLNIIGVTKIRVANLLPGIMITAILVTFMYYV, encoded by the coding sequence ATGGTATTATTAGGGGCCTTGGTGAATGGTGCCTGCATTTTAATCGGTTCGATTTTAGGAATGTTTTTACAACATATACCTGAAAAGATAAAAGAAACGGTCATGAGCGGCATCGGTTTGGCTGTCATGGTCTTAGGTTTGCAGATGGGGTTTAAAAGTGATAATTTCCTTGTTGTCATTTTAAGTATTGTCGGAGGGGCTGTCCTTGGTGAATGGATGAATCTTGAGGCTAAGCTTAATTCTTTAGGAAATTGGCTTGAACGCAGGATGAAAGCGAAGGAAGGATCTTCGATATCTCAGGGGTTTGTAACGGCTACGCTCATATTTGGCATTGGGGCGATGGCCATTATCGGTGCCCTGGATAGCGGTATCCGGAATGATCATGACGTTTTGATAACAAAAGCGATCATCGATGGATTTACAGCATTGGTCCTTGCCAGCACTCTCGGCATAGGTGTACTTTTTTCAGCATTTCCGATCATTCTTTATGAGGGGTTAATGGCGATTTTTTCAAGGCAGATCAATACGATGATCCCAACTGCTTTAATGGATTCCTTCATATTGGAAATGACGGCAACTGGGGGAGTCATGATTTTGGCAATTGGCTTGAATATTATCGGTGTCACCAAAATAAGGGTGGCGAATCTGCTTCCAGGCATAATGATCACCGCCATTCTGGTTACTTTCATGTATTATGTATAA
- a CDS encoding ParB/RepB/Spo0J family partition protein codes for MAKGLGKGLNALFNSGEISKDEIVREIKVRELRPNPYQPRKNFRLEAIEELKQSIMEHGILQPIIARESIKGYEIVAGERRYRAAKEAGLNTVPVVVRKLSEQQMMELAILENLQREDLNPIEEAVAYQTLLEKLEITQEQLANRLGKSRPHIANHVRLLSLPEGIRRYISDGEISMGHGRALLGLKKKEMLKPVVDKILKEGMNVRQLEQYIHQLNDTVSRETKPKKQEKKDIFIKQRETSLRERLGTSVTIKQSKKKGKIEIEFFSKEDLERILNLIDQENLSS; via the coding sequence ATGGCTAAAGGACTTGGCAAAGGACTTAACGCACTTTTCAACAGTGGGGAGATCAGTAAAGATGAAATCGTGCGCGAAATCAAAGTAAGGGAATTAAGGCCAAATCCTTATCAGCCCCGAAAGAACTTTCGGCTTGAAGCTATAGAGGAATTAAAGCAATCCATCATGGAACACGGGATATTACAGCCGATTATTGCCCGGGAAAGCATTAAGGGATATGAAATTGTGGCTGGGGAAAGGCGTTACCGAGCTGCCAAAGAAGCTGGTTTAAATACAGTTCCGGTCGTTGTGAGGAAATTGAGCGAACAGCAGATGATGGAACTGGCGATTTTGGAAAACCTGCAACGGGAGGATTTGAATCCGATCGAGGAAGCCGTTGCTTACCAAACACTTCTTGAAAAATTGGAAATTACTCAGGAGCAGTTGGCCAATCGGCTGGGTAAAAGCCGGCCCCATATAGCAAACCATGTTAGATTACTTTCTTTGCCTGAAGGGATTAGGAGATATATCTCGGACGGGGAAATTTCCATGGGGCATGGACGGGCATTGCTAGGTTTAAAGAAAAAAGAGATGCTTAAGCCGGTAGTGGATAAAATCCTCAAAGAAGGTATGAATGTCAGACAGCTAGAGCAATATATACATCAATTGAATGATACCGTTTCACGTGAAACCAAACCTAAGAAACAAGAGAAAAAAGATATATTCATAAAGCAACGGGAGACAAGTCTGCGTGAAAGACTAGGGACGAGCGTAACGATAAAACAAAGCAAGAAAAAAGGAAAAATAGAAATTGAATTCTTTTCAAAAGAAGATTTAGAGAGAATTTTGAACTTGATCGATCAAGAGAACCTTTCCTCTTAG
- a CDS encoding ParA family protein, whose amino-acid sequence MGKILAIANQKGGVGKTTTSVSLSACLAYIGQKVLMVDIDPQGNATSGAGIDKADVEQCIYDVLVDDVEASTVIMETKVENLYAIPATIQLAGAEIELVPTISREVRLKRALEEVQSQYDYIVIDCPPSLGLLTLNALTAADAVLIPVQCEYYALEGLSQLLNTVRLVQKHLNHDLKIEGVLLTMLDARTNLGLQVIEEVKKYFQDKVYQTIIPRNVRLSEAPSHGEPIIIYDPKSRGAEVYLELAKEVVSNG is encoded by the coding sequence GTGGGGAAGATTCTCGCCATTGCCAATCAAAAGGGCGGTGTTGGAAAAACGACAACTTCTGTCAGTCTAAGTGCTTGTCTTGCATATATAGGACAGAAAGTCTTAATGGTCGATATTGATCCGCAGGGAAATGCGACAAGCGGTGCAGGTATCGACAAAGCAGATGTGGAACAATGTATTTATGATGTATTGGTTGATGATGTCGAGGCCAGTACCGTTATCATGGAAACAAAGGTAGAAAACCTATATGCCATACCTGCGACAATTCAACTTGCAGGTGCAGAAATTGAACTTGTTCCAACCATCTCAAGGGAAGTCCGATTAAAAAGGGCATTAGAAGAGGTGCAAAGCCAATATGATTACATTGTGATTGACTGCCCTCCATCATTGGGTTTGCTTACGCTTAATGCCTTAACGGCCGCTGATGCAGTTTTGATTCCGGTACAATGTGAATATTATGCATTGGAAGGTTTGAGTCAACTATTGAATACGGTCCGCCTCGTCCAAAAGCATTTAAACCATGATTTGAAAATCGAGGGTGTGCTTTTGACGATGTTGGATGCAAGAACAAATCTAGGTCTCCAGGTCATAGAAGAAGTAAAAAAATACTTTCAGGATAAAGTCTATCAAACCATCATTCCCCGCAATGTCCGTTTGAGTGAAGCACCGAGCCATGGAGAACCGATAATTATATATGATCCAAAGTCACGTGGGGCGGAGGTCTATCTAGAACTGGCAAAGGAAGTGGTATCAAATGGCTAA
- the noc gene encoding nucleoid occlusion protein, translating to MKHPFSRFFGFGEKEEEQLEMETPSNNNEEIRKISISDIVPNRFQPRTVFNDDKIAELAQTIHTHGIIQPIVVRAYGQGKYEIIAGERRFRAMQKLGWELAPAIIKDFTDTETASVALIENLQREELTPIEEALAYGKLLELHSLTQEALAQRLGIGQSTVANKLRLLKLPQEVQDALLQKQITERHARSLIPLKSPEKQLKLLVEIIEKGLNVKQTEEQVVKLLTGTVQKPKPKRKAFSKDMRIAVNTIRQSLNMVTDNGINLDAEEEEFEEYYQFTIKIPKKKT from the coding sequence ATGAAGCATCCTTTTTCGCGGTTCTTTGGGTTTGGCGAAAAAGAAGAAGAGCAACTAGAGATGGAGACACCTAGCAATAATAATGAAGAGATAAGAAAAATTTCCATTTCTGATATTGTGCCTAATCGATTTCAACCAAGGACCGTTTTTAATGACGATAAAATTGCTGAATTGGCTCAAACGATTCATACTCATGGGATCATTCAACCAATTGTAGTAAGGGCTTATGGTCAGGGAAAATATGAAATCATTGCAGGTGAGCGTCGTTTCCGGGCCATGCAAAAGCTTGGCTGGGAACTGGCACCTGCTATAATCAAGGATTTCACCGATACAGAAACGGCTTCCGTCGCGCTGATAGAAAACCTTCAGCGTGAAGAACTGACACCGATTGAAGAAGCTTTGGCTTACGGAAAACTATTGGAGCTGCATAGTTTAACCCAAGAAGCGCTGGCACAAAGACTGGGAATAGGTCAATCTACCGTGGCGAATAAGCTTCGGCTGCTTAAGCTGCCACAGGAGGTTCAGGATGCACTTCTTCAAAAGCAAATTACGGAACGCCATGCCCGTTCGTTGATACCGTTAAAGAGTCCTGAAAAGCAGCTTAAACTGCTTGTGGAAATCATCGAAAAAGGGTTGAACGTCAAGCAGACCGAAGAGCAAGTCGTCAAGCTCCTGACGGGTACTGTGCAGAAGCCGAAACCTAAGCGAAAAGCGTTTAGTAAAGACATGAGGATTGCCGTGAATACCATACGCCAATCACTCAATATGGTTACAGACAATGGAATAAATTTGGATGCAGAGGAAGAAGAATTCGAGGAGTATTATCAGTTCACGATTAAAATACCCAAGAAAAAAACTTGA
- the rsmG gene encoding 16S rRNA (guanine(527)-N(7))-methyltransferase RsmG: protein MNIEQFQQALLEKGIELSPQQLDQFDTYYRLLVEWNEKMNLTAITDKEEVYLKHFYDSISAAFYFDFNKSYRICDVGAGAGFPSIPLKICFPDIHVSIVDSLNKRISFLNHLADSLQLKGVSFYHDRAETFAQKPEHRESYDIVMARAVARMSVLSELCLPLVKPDGTFIAMKAASAQDEMDTGKKAIFTLGGEIEEIHPFTLPEENSERNIITVKKVKKTPKKYPRKPGTPNKQPIE from the coding sequence ATGAATATTGAACAGTTCCAACAAGCACTGCTGGAGAAAGGAATCGAGCTATCTCCTCAACAGCTTGATCAGTTTGACACTTATTATCGATTATTGGTGGAATGGAACGAAAAGATGAACTTAACAGCCATCACTGATAAAGAAGAAGTTTATCTGAAGCATTTTTATGATTCAATCAGTGCAGCCTTCTATTTTGACTTTAATAAATCATATCGAATTTGCGATGTTGGGGCTGGAGCTGGATTTCCGAGTATTCCCTTGAAGATTTGTTTCCCTGATATCCACGTCTCGATTGTGGATTCCTTGAATAAGCGAATTTCTTTTTTGAATCACCTTGCGGATTCCTTGCAATTAAAGGGAGTTTCCTTCTATCATGACCGGGCTGAAACCTTCGCCCAAAAACCGGAGCATCGCGAATCCTATGATATTGTCATGGCAAGGGCGGTAGCCAGGATGTCCGTTTTAAGTGAACTATGTTTGCCGCTTGTTAAACCGGATGGGACGTTCATTGCAATGAAAGCGGCTAGTGCACAAGATGAAATGGACACTGGGAAGAAGGCCATTTTTACATTAGGCGGAGAAATCGAAGAAATTCATCCTTTCACATTGCCAGAGGAAAATAGTGAAAGAAACATCATTACTGTAAAAAAAGTGAAGAAGACTCCTAAAAAATACCCGAGAAAACCAGGGACACCAAATAAACAGCCTATTGAATAA
- the mnmG gene encoding tRNA uridine-5-carboxymethylaminomethyl(34) synthesis enzyme MnmG, translating into MQYEAGSYDVIVIGAGHAGSEAGLAAARVGAKTLMITINLDMVAFMPCNPSVGGPAKGIVVREIDALGGEMGRNIDKTHIQMRMLNTAKGPAVRALRAQADKFLYQQEMKKTIEDQENLTLIQGMVEELIVENDVCTGVITKTGAVYRAKTVVITTGTYLRGEIILGELKYSSGPNNQQPSIRLSEHLEQLGFDLVRFKTGTPPRVNSSSIDYSKTEIQPGDEVPRAFSYETTKFITDQLPCWLTYTNEGTHQLIDENLHRSPMYSGMIKGTGPRYCPSIEDKVVRFNDKPRHQIFLEPEGRNTKEVYVQGLSTSLPEDVQVKILQTIPGLEKAEMMRAGYAIEYDAIVPTQLWPTLETKKIKNLYTAGQINGTSGYEEAAGQGLMAGINAGLNAMGKEELILSRSDAYIGVLIDDLVTKGTNEPYRLLTSRAEYRLLLRHDNADLRLTEIGFNIGMIKEERYNRFLMKKEAVEMEKERLKSNFIKPTKEVQEVITASGGSELKDGIRASDLLKRPEMDYSHIQKLAPSDVELSDEVTEQVEIQIKYEGYIEKSLQQVDRLKKMENKKIPENIDYDAISGLATEARQKLKQVHPLSVAQASRISGVNPADVSILLVYLEQGKIARVSQ; encoded by the coding sequence ATGCAATACGAAGCAGGTAGCTATGATGTCATTGTTATTGGTGCCGGTCATGCTGGCAGTGAGGCAGGCCTTGCAGCTGCAAGAGTAGGAGCTAAAACGTTGATGATCACCATTAATTTGGATATGGTCGCCTTTATGCCATGCAATCCCTCCGTTGGCGGGCCGGCAAAAGGGATAGTCGTTAGGGAAATTGACGCTTTAGGCGGTGAAATGGGAAGGAATATCGACAAGACCCATATTCAAATGAGGATGCTCAATACGGCTAAAGGTCCGGCTGTTCGTGCGCTGCGGGCGCAGGCAGATAAATTTCTCTATCAGCAAGAAATGAAAAAAACGATAGAAGACCAAGAAAATTTGACATTGATTCAAGGAATGGTAGAAGAATTAATTGTTGAAAACGACGTATGTACGGGTGTCATCACTAAAACAGGAGCGGTGTACCGTGCGAAAACTGTCGTAATCACGACGGGAACATATTTACGCGGTGAAATCATTTTAGGGGAACTGAAATATTCAAGCGGCCCAAATAACCAGCAGCCTTCCATCAGGCTTTCTGAACATTTAGAGCAGTTAGGATTTGACTTGGTCCGTTTTAAAACAGGAACGCCGCCACGAGTGAATAGCTCTTCCATAGATTACAGCAAAACGGAAATTCAGCCTGGCGATGAAGTGCCACGCGCATTTTCTTATGAAACGACAAAGTTCATAACGGATCAATTGCCATGCTGGTTGACATACACGAATGAGGGGACACATCAGCTCATTGATGAAAATCTGCACCGTTCGCCAATGTATTCCGGAATGATTAAAGGAACCGGACCGCGATATTGTCCATCGATAGAAGATAAAGTCGTTCGTTTTAATGATAAACCACGGCATCAAATCTTCCTGGAACCTGAAGGCCGCAATACAAAGGAAGTTTATGTGCAAGGTTTATCCACCAGTCTGCCTGAAGATGTACAAGTGAAAATCCTGCAAACAATTCCAGGACTTGAAAAGGCGGAAATGATGCGTGCTGGATATGCAATTGAATATGATGCTATCGTTCCTACGCAGCTATGGCCTACACTTGAAACGAAGAAAATCAAAAATCTGTATACTGCTGGCCAAATTAACGGGACATCCGGCTACGAGGAAGCAGCAGGACAAGGATTGATGGCCGGTATTAATGCAGGATTGAATGCAATGGGTAAAGAAGAACTGATTTTAAGCCGTTCGGATGCCTATATTGGTGTTCTCATTGATGACCTTGTGACGAAAGGTACGAATGAACCATACCGTTTGCTGACTTCGCGTGCAGAATACCGTTTATTATTGCGTCATGATAATGCCGATTTACGCTTAACGGAAATTGGATTCAATATCGGGATGATCAAAGAAGAACGCTACAATCGTTTCCTTATGAAAAAAGAAGCGGTTGAAATGGAAAAGGAACGACTGAAATCAAACTTCATCAAACCGACCAAAGAGGTTCAAGAAGTCATTACTGCAAGCGGCGGCAGTGAGTTGAAGGATGGAATCCGTGCCTCCGATTTATTGAAACGGCCTGAAATGGATTATTCCCACATTCAGAAGTTGGCGCCAAGTGATGTCGAACTGAGCGATGAAGTGACGGAACAGGTCGAAATCCAGATCAAGTATGAAGGATATATCGAAAAATCCTTGCAGCAAGTCGATCGCCTGAAAAAAATGGAGAATAAAAAGATTCCAGAGAATATCGATTATGATGCAATTTCTGGTCTTGCAACGGAAGCACGTCAAAAGTTAAAGCAGGTCCACCCGCTATCAGTAGCTCAGGCTTCAAGAATTTCAGGTGTGAATCCCGCTGATGTTTCCATTTTGCTTGTTTATTTGGAACAAGGTAAGATCGCCAGAGTATCTCAGTAA
- the mnmE gene encoding tRNA uridine-5-carboxymethylaminomethyl(34) synthesis GTPase MnmE: MEFDTITAISTPLGEGAIAIVRISGDEAIEIADRIFKGPGGKGLLDVKSHTIHYGHLIQPKTGEIIEEVMVSVMMGPKTFTREDVVEINCHGGIVSVNRVLQLILSQGARLAEPGEFTKRAFLNGRIDLSQAEAVMDLIRAKTDKAMNVALGQMEGRLSKLIQNLRQEILQTLAQVEVNIDYPEYDDVEEMTHRLFLEKGSYVKNEIEKLLHTAQQGKILRDGLATVIIGRPNVGKSSLLNSLVHENKAIVTDIPGTTRDVIEEYVNVRGVPLKLVDTAGIRETEDIVERIGVERSRAVLKEADLILLVLNYSDDFTAEDEKLFQAVEGMDVIVIINKTDLPQKIDMAKVKEKAASHKVVSTSLLEDRGVDELEEAIASLFFEGSLETGDLTYVSNARHIALLGQALQSIEDAIDAIEMGTPVDLVQIDFTKAWEILGEIIGESVQDNLINQLFSQFCLGK; encoded by the coding sequence ATGGAATTCGATACAATCACCGCTATCTCTACTCCCTTAGGGGAAGGGGCAATCGCCATCGTTAGAATCAGCGGTGATGAGGCCATAGAAATAGCCGACAGGATCTTTAAAGGACCAGGTGGAAAAGGATTGCTTGATGTGAAATCACACACGATTCATTATGGCCACCTTATCCAGCCAAAAACAGGTGAAATCATAGAGGAAGTCATGGTTTCGGTCATGATGGGTCCAAAGACATTTACAAGGGAAGATGTAGTTGAAATAAATTGTCACGGTGGAATCGTTTCGGTCAATCGGGTATTACAGCTCATTCTCTCACAAGGTGCTCGTTTAGCGGAACCTGGTGAATTTACGAAACGGGCTTTTTTGAATGGCAGGATCGATCTTTCTCAAGCTGAGGCCGTTATGGATTTAATCCGCGCTAAAACGGATAAAGCGATGAATGTTGCATTAGGTCAAATGGAAGGCCGGCTTTCGAAATTAATCCAAAATCTGCGTCAGGAAATTTTACAGACCCTCGCTCAAGTCGAGGTTAATATAGATTATCCGGAATATGATGATGTCGAAGAAATGACGCATCGTTTATTTTTGGAAAAGGGCAGTTATGTGAAGAATGAAATAGAGAAGCTGCTTCACACGGCCCAACAGGGTAAGATACTTAGGGATGGGCTTGCGACCGTTATCATTGGGCGCCCTAATGTCGGAAAATCTTCTTTGCTTAACAGCTTAGTTCATGAAAATAAAGCGATTGTCACTGATATTCCAGGTACAACACGTGACGTAATTGAAGAGTATGTCAATGTTCGCGGTGTACCGCTTAAACTCGTCGATACAGCAGGAATTCGCGAAACGGAAGATATCGTTGAACGAATTGGAGTTGAACGGTCTCGTGCAGTATTAAAAGAGGCTGATTTAATATTGCTTGTATTGAACTATTCCGATGATTTCACTGCCGAAGATGAGAAATTGTTTCAAGCGGTTGAGGGAATGGATGTTATCGTTATCATCAATAAAACCGACCTTCCACAAAAAATCGATATGGCAAAGGTTAAGGAAAAGGCGGCATCCCATAAAGTTGTTTCCACTTCATTACTGGAGGATCGAGGGGTCGATGAATTGGAAGAAGCCATCGCTTCTTTATTTTTTGAAGGTTCTTTAGAAACGGGAGACCTGACGTATGTTTCCAATGCAAGGCATATAGCTTTGCTGGGACAGGCATTACAGTCTATCGAAGATGCAATCGATGCTATTGAAATGGGTACGCCGGTTGATTTGGTTCAAATCGATTTCACGAAAGCCTGGGAGATCCTTGGAGAAATCATTGGCGAAAGCGTTCAGGATAATTTGATCAACCAATTGTTCTCTCAATTTTGTTTAGGAAAATAA